A stretch of the Medicago truncatula cultivar Jemalong A17 chromosome 5, MtrunA17r5.0-ANR, whole genome shotgun sequence genome encodes the following:
- the LOC11442256 gene encoding glutamate receptor 2.4 produces MSDYPAAFEKKEIEAAFFVAPHAKVFLAKYSCKGFIKVGNIFRLGGFGFVFPKGSSLVADISEALLNVIESGETEQLEKNMLNEIESESKANCSSLESNKGKNNSSIGLQPFLALFSICSFFAILALSYHMICC; encoded by the exons ATGAGTGACTACCCTGCTGCCTTTGAGAAGAAGGAAATTGAAGCCGCATTCTTTGTTGCGCCTCATGCTAAAGTATTTCTAGCAAAGTACTCGTGTAAGGGCTTCATCAAAGTGGGGAACATTTTCAGGCTTGGCGGCTTTGGTTTT GTATTTCCAAAAGGTTCAAGTCTAGTTGCTGACATATCAGAGGCATTGCTGAATGTGATAGAGAGCGGAGAAACAGAACAGCtcgaaaaaaatatgttgaacgagatagagagtgaaagcAAAGCCAATTGTTCTTCTTTAGAGAGCAACAAGGGGAAAAATAATTCATCGATAGGCCTTCAGCCTTTCCTTGCTCTGTTTTCAATCTGTTCTTTTTTTGCTATTCTTGCGTTGTCATAtcacatgatttgttgttag